The following coding sequences lie in one Populus trichocarpa isolate Nisqually-1 chromosome 14, P.trichocarpa_v4.1, whole genome shotgun sequence genomic window:
- the LOC7466297 gene encoding F-box protein MAX2 has product MASSSMAMAATMNDLPDVILSIIFSSVSDTRTRNSLSLVNRKFLALERSTRTSLTLRGKARDIYMIPTCFRSVTHLDLSLLSPWGRSDLLSTASSVPFLLAQRLRLAFPLVTSLTVYARSPSTLHILLPQWPNLSHVKLIRWHPRSSSPHLGNDVVPLFEHCQALSSIDLSSFYYWTEDIPPVLQAYPSVSKALTCLDLLTVSLTDGFKSEEIQAITAACPSLTRFLLVCIFDPSYFGCVGDETLLAIVANCPRLRVLHLVDRASLGSTRGEPEDDGYTREDARITKVGLVDFFTGLPLLQELVLDFYQNVRDSALALEALHSKCPELKLLKLGQFHGICMAIESQLDGVALCSGLVSLTIKNSADLTDMGLIEIGRGCCNLARFEVEGCKKITMKGMRTMASLLHKTLIEVKISCCKNLNAVASLRSLEPIQGRIERLHFDCVWEGLEEDGGILCFDLNEGLCQSVEHEYGSKRKKSKYSSDPDSSSSCMQSNGNGMFSKSWDRLKYLSLWIGAGVLLTPLPMAGLYDCPNLEEIRIKVEGDCRTGHKPSQREFGLSCLAYYPRLSKMQLDCSDTIGFALTAPSGQMDLSLWERFFLNGIGNLSIYELDYWPPQDRDVNQRSLSLPGAGLLAECLAMRKLFIHGTAHEHFIMFLLRIPNLRDVQLREDYYPAPDNDTCTEMRVGSCSRFEDALNRRQILD; this is encoded by the coding sequence ATGGCCAGTTCCAGTATGGCTATGGCTGCTACCATGAACGATCTGCCGGATGTGATTTTGTCAATCATTTTTTCATCGGTCTCTGACACACGAACCCGAAACTCACTCTCCCTGGTTAACAGGAAATTTCTAGCTCTAGAGAGATCCACCCGCACCTCCCTCACTCTCCGTGGCAAAGCGCGTGATATCTACATGATCCCTACCTGTTTCAGATCGGTGACGCACCTCGACCTCTCTCTGCTCTCTCCTTGGGGCCGTTCTGATCTCCTATCCACCGCCTCCTCTGTACCTTTTCTCCTCGCCCAACGCCTTCGTCTGGCCTTCCCTCTAGTCACCTCCCTCACCGTTTATGCTCGATCTCCCTCCACTCTTCACATCCTCCTCCCTCAGTGGCCTAATCTGAGCCATGTCAAGCTCATCCGTTGGCATCCACGCTCCTCGTCCCCTCACCTTGGAAATGATGTAGTCCCTCTGTTTGAGCACTGCCAGGCGCTTAGTAGCATCGACCTTTCCAGTTTTTATTACTGGACTGAGGATATCCCTCCTGTTTTGCAAGCCTATCCCTCTGTGTCCAAGGCCTTGACATGCTTGGATCTCTTAACTGTTTCTTTGACTGATGGTTTTAAGTCTGAGGAGATTCAGGCAATCACTGCAGCTTGTCCTAGTCTAACCAGGTTCCTTCTTGTTTGTATTTTCGATCCAAGTTACTTTGGATGTGTTGGTGACGAGACCTTGCTAGCGATTGTTGCTAACtgtccaagattaagggttttgCATCTTGTTGATAGGGCTTCCTTGGGGAGCACTAGAGGGGAACCTGAAGATGATGGGTACACAAGGGAGGATGCAAGGATCACTAAAGTGGGGCTGGTGGACTTCTTTACTGGCCTTCCTCTTTTACAAGAGTTGGTTCTAGATTTTTACCAGAATGTAAGGGATAGTGCTTTGGCTTTGGAAGCGCTTCATTCGAAGTGTCCTGAGTTGAAGCTGCTTAAATTGGGGCAGTTTCATGGGATCTGTATGGCCATTGAGTCCCAGCTTGATGGGGTTGCCTTGTGTTCGGGCCTGGTGTCCTTGACCATAAAGAATTCGGCAGATTTGACGGACATGGGGTTGATTGAGATTGGTAGAGGATGCTGTAATTTGGCGAGGTTTGAAGTCGAGggatgcaagaagattacaatGAAGGGAATGAGGACAATGGCTTCATTGCTCCATAAGACTCTGATTGAGGTCAAAATATCTTGTTGCAAGAACCTTAATGCGGTAGCGTCTCTGCGATCTCTTGAGCCTATTCAGGGTCGAATTGAAAGGCTACACTTTGATTGTGTCTGGGAAGGTTTGGAAGAGGATGGCGGTATCCTCTGTTTTGACCTCAACGAAGGCCTTTGTCAAAGTGTCGAGCACGAGTATGGCAGCAAAAGGAAGAAGAGCAAGTATTCTTCGGATCCTGATTCTTCATCCTCCTGTATGCAAAGCAATGGAAATGGAATGTTTAGCAAGTCTTGGGACAGGCTCAAGTACCTTTCTCTATGGATTGGTGCCGGTGTGCTTTTGACTCCATTACCAATGGCTGGCCTGTATGATTGTCCTAATTTGGAGGAAATCAGGATAAAGGTCGAGGGAGACTGCAGAACTGGGCACAAACCATCACAGCGTGAATTTGGATTAAGCTGCCTTGCTTATTATCCTCGACTGTCAAAGATGCAGTTGGATTGTAGTGATACAATAGGTTTTGCATTAACTGCGCCATCTGGGCAAATGGATTTGAGCCTGTGGGAGAGGTTTTTCTTGAATGGGATCGGGAATTTAAGCATATATGAGCTTGATTATTGGCCACCACAAGATCGGGACGTAAATCAAAGGAGCCTGTCACTCCCAGGAGCAGGGTTGCTTGCAGAATGTCTTGCAATGAGGAAGCTTTTCATACATGGAACAGCTCATGAGCATTTCATCATGTTCCTCCTAAGAATCCCCAATCTGAGAGATGTGCAGCTGAGGGAAGACTATTATCCAGCACCAGATAATGACACGTGCACTGAGATGAGAGTTGGTTCATGCAGTCGTTTTGAAGATGCATTGAACAGGCGTCAGATCCTCGACTGA